One Nostocoides sp. HKS02 genomic window carries:
- a CDS encoding amidase, which translates to MVDSLTEATARDLVRGQQCGEFSAREVLAAHLERIDDVNPIVNAVVTLDRDGAQRAARDADREAAVCRAAGEALDLLHGLPIAFKDSHATAGLRTTYGSPLYADYVPAQDDEIVRRIQDAGAVRVGKTNVPEFAAGSHTFNEVFGATHNPYAIGRTAGGSSGGAAAALAARMQPIADGSDMGGSLRNPAAMCNVVGLRPTPGLVPDPTAGVGFSPLTVSGPMGRTVDDVALLLAVISGAHRADPLSFSGRGLPAGPVVPADLRGLRVAWAPTLGDRVVVERQVLDVLEPAVKTFSELGADVEPGCLDLDGADDVFRILRAAEFDLLWADQLALHPEAFKPDLAWNIRQANGRTGREVMRAWAELTRLQRAAHAFFDAYDVLLAPVSQVAPFPVEQALAPGHRG; encoded by the coding sequence GTGGTCGACAGCCTGACCGAGGCCACCGCGCGCGACCTGGTCCGCGGCCAGCAGTGCGGCGAGTTCAGCGCCCGCGAAGTCCTCGCGGCCCACCTCGAGCGCATCGACGACGTCAACCCGATCGTCAACGCGGTGGTGACCCTGGACCGCGACGGTGCGCAGCGCGCAGCGAGGGACGCAGACCGCGAAGCCGCGGTGTGCCGTGCCGCGGGTGAAGCGCTCGACCTACTCCATGGCCTCCCGATCGCCTTCAAGGACTCGCATGCGACTGCTGGACTGCGAACGACCTACGGCTCACCCCTGTATGCCGACTACGTGCCGGCGCAGGACGACGAGATCGTCCGTCGCATCCAGGACGCCGGGGCGGTTCGGGTGGGCAAGACCAACGTCCCCGAGTTCGCAGCCGGGTCCCACACGTTCAACGAGGTCTTCGGCGCCACCCACAATCCGTATGCGATCGGGCGGACGGCCGGCGGGAGCAGCGGTGGTGCCGCGGCGGCGCTGGCGGCGCGGATGCAGCCCATCGCCGACGGCAGCGACATGGGCGGATCCCTGCGCAACCCGGCCGCGATGTGCAACGTCGTGGGGCTCCGCCCGACCCCCGGACTCGTGCCCGACCCGACGGCAGGCGTGGGCTTCTCGCCCCTCACCGTGTCTGGCCCGATGGGCCGCACCGTGGACGACGTCGCGCTGCTCCTCGCCGTCATCTCGGGCGCGCATCGCGCCGACCCACTCTCGTTCAGCGGCCGCGGGCTCCCAGCCGGACCGGTCGTGCCCGCTGACCTTCGCGGCCTACGCGTGGCCTGGGCTCCGACCCTCGGCGACCGGGTCGTCGTCGAGCGACAGGTGCTCGATGTCCTCGAGCCGGCGGTGAAGACCTTCAGCGAGCTGGGCGCAGATGTCGAGCCCGGTTGCCTCGACCTCGATGGAGCCGACGACGTCTTCCGGATCCTCCGTGCCGCAGAGTTCGACCTGCTCTGGGCAGACCAGCTCGCCCTGCACCCCGAGGCCTTCAAGCCTGACCTGGCCTGGAACATCCGTCAGGCGAACGGCCGCACCGGCCGCGAGGTGATGCGGGCGTGGGCCGAGCTCACGCGACTCCAGCGGGCAGCGCACGCCTTCTTCGACGCCTACGACGTCCTGCTGGCCCCGGTCAGCCAGGTCGCGCCGTTCCCCGTCGAACAAGCCCTGGCCCCGGGTCATCGAGGGTGA
- a CDS encoding Lrp/AsnC family transcriptional regulator: MPDTDAVSTRALDPLSLRIVGALQVDGRASWRKIAEALGEPVRTVARRGAALLEDRTVQVVGLPNTDPTHIVRVRCRPGMVASVAERLAARPETVFVYAVGQGPEVVVEVMLDYADLAPFVLEDLPTLDGVEEVRTASALEYYRTVAEWSPGLLADQELRALGGTNLAPTGHQPGLHLDAVDRALVDALVADGRTPLQAVAALLDCSDATARRRIEQLTTRGVLRIRAVVEPALVGLPVETLVWIRVHPSRAPELGRALVASPLVRYCAFLAGDDQLLVDVTTADLDGLRTLLADHYWGAGADRVTATPLLRAYKRGGVLVPQD, encoded by the coding sequence GTGCCCGATACTGACGCGGTGTCGACCCGAGCCCTTGACCCGTTGTCGCTGCGCATCGTGGGCGCCCTCCAGGTCGACGGTCGGGCGTCGTGGCGCAAGATCGCGGAAGCGCTGGGCGAGCCGGTGCGCACGGTGGCGCGACGCGGCGCGGCGCTGCTGGAGGACCGCACGGTCCAGGTGGTCGGGCTGCCCAACACCGACCCGACCCACATCGTCAGGGTGCGCTGCCGTCCCGGCATGGTGGCGTCAGTGGCGGAACGTCTGGCCGCCCGGCCCGAGACGGTCTTCGTCTATGCCGTGGGCCAAGGCCCCGAGGTCGTGGTCGAGGTGATGCTCGACTACGCCGACCTCGCCCCTTTCGTGCTCGAGGACCTGCCGACCCTCGACGGAGTCGAGGAGGTCCGTACCGCCTCCGCGCTGGAGTACTACCGGACGGTGGCCGAATGGTCCCCCGGCCTGCTCGCCGACCAGGAGCTCCGCGCTCTCGGCGGCACGAACCTGGCGCCGACGGGGCACCAGCCCGGCCTGCACCTCGATGCGGTGGACCGTGCGCTCGTGGATGCCCTGGTTGCCGACGGCCGGACGCCCCTGCAGGCCGTCGCCGCCCTTCTCGACTGTTCTGACGCGACCGCCCGCCGCCGGATCGAGCAGCTCACCACCCGCGGCGTGCTCCGCATCCGCGCGGTGGTGGAACCAGCGCTGGTCGGACTCCCCGTGGAGACCCTGGTCTGGATCCGGGTCCACCCCTCACGAGCGCCCGAGCTCGGGCGGGCCTTGGTGGCGTCGCCGCTGGTGCGTTACTGCGCGTTCCTGGCCGGGGACGACCAGCTCCTGGTCGACGTCACCACCGCCGACCTCGACGGCCTGCGCACCCTCCTGGCAGACCACTACTGGGGCGCAGGCGCCGATCGGGTGACGGCGACGCCGCTGCTGCGCGCGTACAAGCGCGGCGGCGTACTCGTGCCGCAGGACTGA
- a CDS encoding YegP family protein, with protein sequence MFRDDAGTFRFRLKAANGQVIAMSNGYLTKAAALNGIDSLRRHAPSAQVEDQTY encoded by the coding sequence TTGTTCAGGGACGACGCCGGCACGTTCCGTTTCCGGCTCAAGGCCGCCAACGGTCAGGTCATCGCCATGAGCAACGGCTACCTCACGAAGGCCGCGGCCCTGAACGGCATCGACTCGTTGCGACGTCATGCCCCGAGCGCGCAGGTCGAGGATCAGACCTACTGA
- a CDS encoding HutD family protein: MAGRPESWRRGPAEADLDLFSWRLSVAQVDRSGPFSAYPGVERQLILAGGESLTLIVEGRRQVLRPGGVTAFDGGARVSCEVTGGPVTAVNLMTRPDRVVAQVRIEDAAAGLIVGSSSASGSFGSSEVLVVALTRHTTLGGGGDALDLLDTAWLRAGEQREVRGGAVAVITVRPQ, encoded by the coding sequence GTGGCGGGCAGACCCGAGTCGTGGCGCAGGGGGCCAGCCGAGGCCGACCTCGACCTGTTCAGCTGGCGCCTCAGCGTCGCGCAGGTCGACCGGTCGGGGCCGTTCTCGGCCTACCCGGGGGTCGAGCGCCAGCTCATCCTGGCCGGTGGCGAGTCCCTGACCCTCATCGTCGAAGGTCGGCGGCAGGTCCTGCGTCCGGGCGGCGTGACGGCGTTCGACGGGGGAGCGCGGGTGTCATGCGAGGTGACGGGCGGCCCGGTGACCGCGGTCAACCTGATGACCCGCCCGGACCGGGTCGTCGCGCAGGTGCGGATCGAGGACGCAGCGGCCGGACTCATCGTGGGATCGTCGTCGGCGTCGGGGTCATTCGGATCGTCGGAGGTCCTCGTGGTCGCCTTGACGCGGCATACGACGCTGGGCGGTGGAGGCGACGCGCTCGACCTTCTGGACACCGCCTGGCTCCGCGCGGGCGAGCAGCGTGAGGTCCGCGGTGGCGCGGTGGCCGTCATCACCGTGCGGCCTCAGTAG
- a CDS encoding universal stress protein has product MTILAGYAPEKRDVSAIALAAALARPSGEEVLVVSVVPSAWTIPTIGGSDREFARWSRQRGAKAVAEATMAIEDICPDLDATVVMVDGRSVPGALLSEASRVGASVIAVGSGQGGSWGRVVLNSTADRLLHSSTVPVAVASRGYRSGSSDSGAASDSSGVTSGISRVSFAFRGDPPSVRALAATADFAARLGARLRVVTFGVRGRTMHPPRVSAAEDMVLAEFIARSESAQADAVASLGDAAAPVEDRVVAVGRDWAQALDRAGWQAGDLLVVGSSEAGLMTRVFLGSSATRIVRHSPVPVVVVP; this is encoded by the coding sequence GTGACAATCCTCGCCGGATACGCACCGGAGAAGCGCGATGTCTCGGCGATCGCCCTGGCAGCGGCCCTCGCGCGTCCGAGCGGTGAGGAGGTTCTCGTGGTCAGCGTGGTCCCCTCCGCGTGGACCATCCCCACGATCGGTGGATCCGACCGGGAGTTCGCGCGATGGTCGCGCCAGCGCGGGGCCAAGGCCGTCGCCGAGGCCACCATGGCCATCGAAGACATCTGCCCGGACCTCGATGCCACAGTCGTCATGGTGGACGGCCGGTCGGTACCCGGTGCCTTGCTGTCCGAGGCGAGTCGGGTGGGGGCTAGCGTGATCGCCGTGGGATCGGGACAGGGCGGATCGTGGGGCCGCGTGGTGCTGAACTCCACAGCCGACCGACTGCTCCACTCCTCGACGGTGCCCGTGGCCGTTGCATCTCGTGGATACCGTTCCGGCTCGAGCGATTCGGGCGCCGCGAGCGACTCAAGCGGGGTCACGAGCGGGATCTCTCGCGTCTCGTTCGCGTTCCGGGGTGACCCGCCGTCGGTCAGGGCGTTGGCGGCCACGGCCGACTTCGCGGCCCGGCTCGGGGCCCGACTGCGCGTGGTGACCTTCGGCGTGCGCGGCCGGACGATGCATCCGCCGCGGGTCAGCGCAGCCGAGGACATGGTCCTCGCGGAGTTCATCGCCCGATCCGAGTCGGCCCAGGCTGACGCGGTGGCCAGCCTGGGCGACGCCGCGGCTCCGGTCGAGGACCGCGTCGTCGCCGTGGGTCGGGACTGGGCGCAGGCCCTGGATCGCGCCGGCTGGCAGGCCGGTGACCTGTTGGTCGTGGGGTCATCGGAAGCAGGTCTCATGACGAGGGTGTTCCTCGGGTCGAGCGCGACGCGGATCGTGCGTCACTCACCAGTCCCGGTCGTGGTCGTTCCGTGA